In Rahnella variigena, one DNA window encodes the following:
- a CDS encoding helix-turn-helix domain-containing protein: MVKLMADSADKLVGQRIQTRRKEAGLTAADLAETIDISQQQLSRYERGTNKINIAHLVKIAVALKTPISWFFIDCMEDLNVSDIPINYATGLDVELKQRLEQVWNKLDNPKRKSLIMFLDAFIK; encoded by the coding sequence ATGGTTAAACTGATGGCAGATTCAGCTGATAAGCTGGTAGGGCAGCGTATTCAGACCAGACGTAAAGAAGCAGGGCTAACTGCTGCCGATCTTGCAGAGACGATCGATATCTCTCAACAACAGCTTTCCCGCTATGAACGCGGAACAAATAAGATTAATATTGCTCACTTAGTCAAAATCGCCGTTGCTTTAAAAACTCCAATAAGTTGGTTCTTTATTGATTGTATGGAGGATTTAAATGTTTCTGATATCCCGATTAACTATGCCACTGGGCTTGACGTTGAATTAAAACAGCGTCTCGAGCAAGTCTGGAATAAACTAGATAACCCTAAGAGGAAAAGCTTAATTATGTTTTTAGATGCGTTTATAAAATAA